One stretch of Paroedura picta isolate Pp20150507F chromosome 13, Ppicta_v3.0, whole genome shotgun sequence DNA includes these proteins:
- the MTCP1 gene encoding protein p13 MTCP-1 — protein sequence MAEGEEGDDARAPPVRLWVRRIGVYCDENQKTWLVASEEEAGTLKARIRRVQVPLGEAVRPSRLPASQLPHMWQLSEGQQYRDSNFRIWDIEHHLLIMGVEELLLRRLPSN from the exons ATGGCagaaggagaggaaggtgatgaTGCCAGAGCCCCACCTGTCCGCCTCTGGGTGCGACGGATAGGTGTCTATTGCGATGAAAACCAGAAAACATGGCTGGTGGCATCCGAAGAG GAGGCAGGCACACTGAAAGCCCGGATCAGAAGAGTCCAGGTCCCCCTGGGTGAGGCAGTACGCCCCAGCCGCCTGCCTGCATCCCAGCTGCCCCATATGTGGCAGCTTTCAGAGGGTCAGCAGTACAGGGACAGCAACTTCCGAATCTGGGATATTGAACACCATTTGCTA ATCATGGGGGTGGAGGAGCTGCTTCTGAGACGTCTGCCAAGCAATTAA
- the CMC4 gene encoding cx9C motif-containing protein 4 isoform X1, producing the protein MAAPSKSLGQAVADECPGPTEITWGSFSSLNMSQKDPCQKEACEIQKCLQANNYMESKCEAVLKEMRKCCGRYPPGRSVCCSGFELEEKERQKQKSASKGTQGSHAE; encoded by the exons ATGGCAGCACCATCCAAGAGCTTAGGACAGGCAGTAGCGGACGAGTGCCCTGGCCCAACTGAAATCACATGGGGGAGTTTTAG TTCTCTCAACATGTCTCAGAAAGACCCCTGCCAGAAAGAAGCCTGTGAAATCCAGAAATGTTTGCAAG CCAACAATTACATGGAGTCCAAATGCGAAGCCGTCCTCAAGGAGATGAGAAAATGCTGTGGCCGGTATCCCCCAGGCAGGTCCGTCTGTTGCTCCGGGTTTGAGTTAGAGGAAAAagagaggcagaagcagaaatcGGCTTCCAAAGGAACTCAGGGCTCACATGCCGAATGA
- the CMC4 gene encoding cx9C motif-containing protein 4 isoform X2, translating into MSQKDPCQKEACEIQKCLQANNYMESKCEAVLKEMRKCCGRYPPGRSVCCSGFELEEKERQKQKSASKGTQGSHAE; encoded by the exons ATGTCTCAGAAAGACCCCTGCCAGAAAGAAGCCTGTGAAATCCAGAAATGTTTGCAAG CCAACAATTACATGGAGTCCAAATGCGAAGCCGTCCTCAAGGAGATGAGAAAATGCTGTGGCCGGTATCCCCCAGGCAGGTCCGTCTGTTGCTCCGGGTTTGAGTTAGAGGAAAAagagaggcagaagcagaaatcGGCTTCCAAAGGAACTCAGGGCTCACATGCCGAATGA